TGGTCTGTCTGTTGTCTCTTCTCAGCCTGCTCCTCAGCCTCGGCCTGGAAAGGAAAATCATCTTTTTTGGCTGCCGCATGACGGTCCAGCTCCTGATTATCGGGTTTATCCTGCGTTTTCTCTTTGCCGACGCCCGGTTTCCCATCATCATGCTGATGTCCATGGTCATGCTGTTTGCGGCCGGCCGCGAGGTTGCTGCCCGCCAGAAGAGACGAATGAAGGGCTGGAAAGGATATGGAATCGGCATCGGAGCCATGTTTGTCTCCTCCTTTTCAGTTGCCTTTCTCGCCCTCCTGGTAATAATAGGTGTGAAGCCCTGGTACACTCCCCAGTATGCAATCCCTCTGCTCGGTATGCTGCTTGGCAATACAATGACAGGTATCGCTCTTGCCCTTGATCGGCTGACGGATCAGTTTCACAGAGAGAGAAATGTCGTGGAACAGAGGTTGCTTCTCGGCCAGACCTGGAAGGAGGCTTCCAGCGATATTCGCAGGGACTGCATGCGCACCGGTATGGTACCGATCATCAATTCCATGGCGGCTGCCGGGCTGGTCAGTCTGCCGGGTATGATGACGGGGCAGATCCTGGGAGGAACCCCGCCGGTGGAGGCGGTAAAATACCAGATTCTGATCATGTTTCTGATTGCCGCCGGAACCGGTTTCGGTGTCATCAGTGCCATCTGGATGTCGGGTCATTATCTTTTTGACAAACGCCATCGCCTCTGTCTCGACAGGCTGACCGGGTTCGGCAGCGAGAACGGACAGGGACGTTTTGATTAATTGTTCATTTTTTAGATGGAGTGCAAGATGGGAAAAAAAGTTCTAATAATAGGTGGTGTTGCGGCTGGACCAAAGGCAGCCTGCAGGATAAAACGGCTGCTGGCCGATGCGGAAGTGACCATGGTCGATCAGGATAATCTGATCTCCTATGGAGGGTGTGGGATTCCCTATTATGTCTCCGGAGATGTCTCCGATGAAAAGGAGCTGCGGTCGACAAGTTATCATATGCTCAGGGACAAAAAGTATTTTGAGAAGGCCAAGGGTGTGACGACCCTGACCTCCACCCGGGCTCTCTCCATTAACCGCGGGGAGAAGACAGTCACGGTCGAGAACCTGAAAAATGGTGAAAAGCAGGATCTTCCCTATGATGTCCTCTTGCTGGCAACGGGCAGTCGCCCGTTTACCCTGCCAATTCCCGGCAATGATGCCGATGGGGTTTTTACAGTCAGTGATATCCATAAAGCGGTGGAGATCAAGGAGAGAATTGCCAGGGGAAAGGTGGAAAAAGCAGTGGTCATCGGCGGTGGTGCCATTGGTATTGAAATGGCCGAGGCCTTTGCAGATCTCTGGGGCGTGGAAACAGCCATAGTTGAATTTATGGATCAGCTTCTGCCCCGAATAGTCAGCCGGACTCTCTCCACGATCCTTGAAAAACATCTGAGGGATAACAATGTGGATGTTTTTCTCGGTGAAGCAGCAGAGGAAATAGTGACGGAGGATGGCAAGGTTGTGGGAGTCAGGACTGCCAAGAGAAACCTTGAGGCTGATATTGTTATTATGGCAGTGGGTGTCCGGCCGAGGTCGGAGCTGGCCAGGGAAGCGGGGCTCCATGTTTCAGACGGCGGTGCCATTGTGGTCAACGAGAGACTGCAGACCTCCGACCCTGATATTTACGGGGCTGGAGACTGCATAGAAATCCCCCATCTCGTTTCCGGAAGGAAATTTTTCGCCCCGTTCGGGTCCATGGCAAACAAGCAGGGCAGGGTAGCTGCCGACAATATGGCAGGGCAGGTCTCCATCTTTAAAGGTGGTGTGGGGTCTTTCATTCTCAAGGCCTTTGAAATGTCCATCGGTTCCACCGGTCTGAGCTTGGAGACGGCTCTGGCGGAGGGCTTTGACGCCGAGGTGTCGCTGACATCTCCAGCGGACCGGGCCCATTTTTACCCCACCCAGTCCATCATGTGCCTGGAGATGATTTTTGATCGAAAAACCAGGCGTGTTCTCGGGTTCCAGGGGGTCGGCTCTACCAGCGACGGTCTGCTGGCCCGGCTGGATGCGGCGGCAGTGGCCCTGTGCGGTAATGCGGTAATAGACGACTTCAGTAATATGGAAATGGCCTATTCCCCTCCTTTTTCCAGTGCCATTGATCCGATCAACGCCGCTGCCTACGTGGCGGATAATCTCTGCGAAGGTCGGATGAGACAGATTACCATGGACTCGTTCTATGCCTTCATGGCAGATCGTTCCCTGGAGCCGGACTGGCTGGTTCTTGATGTCCGTCATGTCAAACAGGCCACTCCTCTTGTGGAAAAATTCGGTGAGTCCCTGTGGATTTCATTGCCCTACGATGAGATCCGCGAGCGCTACAATGAACTGCCAACCGACAAGACCTTGATCATTTTCTGTAACGCTGGAACGCGCTCTTTTGAGATCCAGGTTTTTCTCGATGCCATGGGACTGACCAACAACTTGGTCCTGCCCGGCGGTTACAATGTGATAAAACGCATGGGAGCAGACTGGTTACCGGAGAGCTAGCCCGCATTTCTCATGAACATTGTGTCAATTTTAAGCACAACTATTGAACACAAATAATAAGACAATTATCAGTGATTGAGAAAAATGTACACAATGTTCACCTAAGGTCAGTCCAGGCGACGCCATCTTCTACAGTATTTTTGCAATAAATATAGATCACTATAATTCACTGCAAAAAACTTTGAACCTGACGTCACCTGAACTGATGAGAAATGCGGGCTAACCCGCAGCTCTCCCAGGAAATCTGTTCGGGTGTTACGGTGAATATGGTATATCGAGGGGCAGGAGAAAGAAGCGGTGGAACGGTGAAATAATTGACTCCCCTGAGTTCGCAGTAATGGAGGCCAATATGCCGGTGGCCGGAAATGGCGATCGGCGTGGCCCTTCTATTTTTTTCCAGCACCGTTTGCACATCTCTGGCATTATCGATACGGTACCATTTTTTTGTCTCGTCTTCACGGTCTGTGGGAATCCAGTGGATCAGGCCGTGATGTATAAATACCAGGTTCACCTGGTCGGCGTGGGAGGAGAGCTGGGTGTCGAGCCAGTCGAGCTGCTCTGCCGGCAGGATGCCGCCCCATTTCTCTCTTTCATGGGGCAGACAACCATCCAGCGCCAGCAGGCGCAGGCCCGGCGCCACTTGTTTTGCGTAAAAAGGGGTTTTCAACCCGTCATAACCAAATCCTGTGAAAAAACTGATAAAATCATCAGGCTCCAGGTAACGGGTTCCTGTTTTTCTCTTTTCAGGATCAGCAGGCCGAAAATCATGGTTGCCCCTGAGAACGCAGACTTCAGTTTTCAGACTGCCCAGAACTTCTCGAACAGCTCTTGCATTTTCAACTTCACCGTCCCGAAGAAGATCACCATTGAACACGACAAAGTTCAGTTCTTCGGTCTGATTCAGTTTTTTAATCGCCCATTCAAGGTATTCAATGCCTTTTTCACTGGTATCCACATGACAATCAGCGATCACGCCAAACCTGACCGGCTGAAAGACTGTTTTTGCTGAACCTGTCAGTGGCAGGCAACCCTTGTCCAGGGCCCGAATGGTGTCCTTATCGGCAGCTGGCATCTGTAGTGCTACTCTTCATCAATATAGGGATCTTTTTTCTCAAAAGCTTCAGGTTTCAAGGTGAACTCGCCATGCCTGTTGTATACCGGATATCCGGCAACAACCCATCCCCTGAAAGCATCAGATATATTGGTGACATTCGTGTAACCCATTTCGGTAAGTCGGTGGGTTGCAAAAGCCGAGCGGGCCCCTGTCCTGCAGTAAACATAAATTCGCGCACCCGGATCCTGGATTCTGTTGGGAACTATCCATTCAATCAACCCCCGGTTGATATGAATTGCTCCGGGAAGGTGGGCAGCATTGTATTCCTTTTCGGTGCGAACATCGAGAAGGACAAAATCCTGCCCCCTGTCCATGATCTTTTTAAACTCGACGGCATTGACATGGGGCTGGTTCTGTTTGATTGGTTTCCACAATTTTACTACATTTTGCCTGATCTGTTCAATGCTTGTCGCGGCTGCAGCGGAAAGAGGAATGGAAAGGGATAACAGGATACAGAAAAAAAAGAAGGGAAAAGAGTTTTTTGTCTTCAAGGTAACCTCCCTGGGTTGAGTGGATTTAAACGAAAAACTATCCATTGTGCCTATCCCTGTCAACATTGGGTATCTCACAAGGATTTGAACCGTGTTCAGGCTTTTTGGAGCGATTGGCTGAAAAATGCTTCAGTTCAATTAGACAAAGCTGTTTTTTTTATGATATTATTTTCTGGAAAGAATAATTAATAACGCTCTTTTGCGATTGTGAACCCAAGGATCCGAAAAACCCGGCTTCAATTTAACAGGGAGCAGGTTGAGGATATTCGGGTTGAAGGGCATGGAACTCAGGAAACAGGTGGAGCTGATATGGTTGATTTAAACCCTCAACATATGATTGATGAGGTCAAGGATAAT
The DNA window shown above is from Desulfomarina profundi and carries:
- a CDS encoding ABC transporter permease, with the translated sequence MNVIALSAWDLGMAAALVCLLSLLSLLLSLGLERKIIFFGCRMTVQLLIIGFILRFLFADARFPIIMLMSMVMLFAAGREVAARQKRRMKGWKGYGIGIGAMFVSSFSVAFLALLVIIGVKPWYTPQYAIPLLGMLLGNTMTGIALALDRLTDQFHRERNVVEQRLLLGQTWKEASSDIRRDCMRTGMVPIINSMAAAGLVSLPGMMTGQILGGTPPVEAVKYQILIMFLIAAGTGFGVISAIWMSGHYLFDKRHRLCLDRLTGFGSENGQGRFD
- a CDS encoding FAD-dependent oxidoreductase, whose protein sequence is MGKKVLIIGGVAAGPKAACRIKRLLADAEVTMVDQDNLISYGGCGIPYYVSGDVSDEKELRSTSYHMLRDKKYFEKAKGVTTLTSTRALSINRGEKTVTVENLKNGEKQDLPYDVLLLATGSRPFTLPIPGNDADGVFTVSDIHKAVEIKERIARGKVEKAVVIGGGAIGIEMAEAFADLWGVETAIVEFMDQLLPRIVSRTLSTILEKHLRDNNVDVFLGEAAEEIVTEDGKVVGVRTAKRNLEADIVIMAVGVRPRSELAREAGLHVSDGGAIVVNERLQTSDPDIYGAGDCIEIPHLVSGRKFFAPFGSMANKQGRVAADNMAGQVSIFKGGVGSFILKAFEMSIGSTGLSLETALAEGFDAEVSLTSPADRAHFYPTQSIMCLEMIFDRKTRRVLGFQGVGSTSDGLLARLDAAAVALCGNAVIDDFSNMEMAYSPPFSSAIDPINAAAYVADNLCEGRMRQITMDSFYAFMADRSLEPDWLVLDVRHVKQATPLVEKFGESLWISLPYDEIRERYNELPTDKTLIIFCNAGTRSFEIQVFLDAMGLTNNLVLPGGYNVIKRMGADWLPES
- a CDS encoding metallophosphoesterase family protein encodes the protein MPAADKDTIRALDKGCLPLTGSAKTVFQPVRFGVIADCHVDTSEKGIEYLEWAIKKLNQTEELNFVVFNGDLLRDGEVENARAVREVLGSLKTEVCVLRGNHDFRPADPEKRKTGTRYLEPDDFISFFTGFGYDGLKTPFYAKQVAPGLRLLALDGCLPHEREKWGGILPAEQLDWLDTQLSSHADQVNLVFIHHGLIHWIPTDREDETKKWYRIDNARDVQTVLEKNRRATPIAISGHRHIGLHYCELRGVNYFTVPPLLSPAPRYTIFTVTPEQISWESCGLARISHQFR
- a CDS encoding rhodanese-like domain-containing protein — protein: MKTKNSFPFFFFCILLSLSIPLSAAAATSIEQIRQNVVKLWKPIKQNQPHVNAVEFKKIMDRGQDFVLLDVRTEKEYNAAHLPGAIHINRGLIEWIVPNRIQDPGARIYVYCRTGARSAFATHRLTEMGYTNVTNISDAFRGWVVAGYPVYNRHGEFTLKPEAFEKKDPYIDEE